Proteins from one Sphingomonas sp. HF-S4 genomic window:
- a CDS encoding leucyl aminopeptidase family protein — translation MPDLSTLIQPDRGQPARTIHLVDAKGFDAWLSAQPPRHRTAAQAQKLAPTGYSSAILPGDGPEDWSVVSVVANVERLTPWCLAKLAETLPEGTYRVEGREPGKALHGWLTAQYKFDRYKKKDDKVQGPRVLLTGDPAKMEEALRLANVTFKLRDRINTGANDMGPADLEAAAAGLAKDYGATLSVAKGKDVEKGYGMLWAVGKAAGEGREPRLIELEWGNPEHPRIAIIGKGVCFDTGGLDIKPAAGMRLMKKDMGGAAHALALAELVMQHRLPVRLHMLVPAVENSINGEATRPGDVMISRKGLSVENSNTDAEGRLILGDALTKAEEANPELVFDFATLTGAARVALGADLQALFANDDTLASELLAAAETEADPMWRMPLYDPYKEALKSDVADLVNAAEGPFGGAITAALFLKEFAPAKAQWAHFDIFCWNSASKPGRPKGAEAVSLRATWKVLKDRYAS, via the coding sequence ATGCCTGATCTCTCCACGCTCATCCAGCCCGATCGCGGCCAGCCCGCGCGCACCATCCACCTGGTCGATGCCAAGGGCTTCGATGCCTGGCTATCCGCGCAGCCGCCGCGCCACCGCACCGCCGCGCAGGCGCAGAAGCTGGCGCCGACCGGCTATTCGAGCGCAATCCTGCCGGGCGACGGGCCCGAAGACTGGTCGGTGGTCAGCGTCGTTGCCAATGTTGAGCGGCTGACCCCCTGGTGCCTCGCCAAGCTTGCCGAAACGCTGCCCGAGGGTACCTATCGCGTCGAGGGCCGCGAGCCCGGCAAGGCGCTCCATGGCTGGCTGACCGCGCAGTACAAGTTCGACCGCTACAAAAAGAAGGACGACAAGGTGCAGGGTCCGCGCGTCCTGCTCACCGGCGACCCCGCCAAGATGGAGGAGGCGCTGCGGCTGGCGAACGTCACCTTCAAGCTGCGCGACCGGATCAACACCGGCGCCAACGACATGGGCCCCGCCGACCTCGAAGCCGCCGCCGCCGGTCTGGCCAAGGACTATGGCGCCACACTCAGCGTCGCCAAGGGCAAGGACGTCGAGAAGGGCTATGGGATGCTCTGGGCGGTCGGCAAGGCGGCCGGCGAAGGCCGCGAGCCGCGGCTGATCGAACTCGAATGGGGCAATCCCGAGCATCCGCGCATCGCCATCATCGGCAAGGGCGTGTGCTTCGATACCGGCGGGCTCGACATCAAGCCCGCCGCCGGCATGCGGCTGATGAAGAAGGACATGGGCGGCGCTGCGCACGCGCTCGCACTCGCCGAGCTGGTGATGCAGCATCGCTTGCCCGTCCGCCTCCACATGCTCGTCCCCGCGGTCGAGAATTCGATCAACGGCGAGGCTACGCGCCCCGGCGACGTGATGATCTCGCGCAAGGGACTGTCGGTCGAGAACAGCAACACCGATGCCGAGGGCCGGCTGATCCTGGGCGACGCGCTGACCAAGGCCGAGGAAGCCAATCCCGAGCTCGTGTTCGACTTCGCGACGCTGACCGGCGCCGCCCGTGTCGCGCTCGGCGCCGATCTCCAGGCGCTCTTCGCCAACGACGACACGCTCGCCTCCGAACTGCTCGCCGCCGCAGAGACCGAAGCCGATCCGATGTGGCGGATGCCGCTTTACGATCCGTACAAGGAAGCCCTGAAGTCCGACGTCGCCGATCTGGTCAATGCGGCCGAGGGCCCGTTCGGCGGCGCGATCACCGCGGCGCTGTTCCTCAAGGAATTTGCGCCGGCCAAGGCGCAATGGGCGCATTTCGACATCTTCTGCTGGAACAGCGCGTCCAAGCCGGGCCGCCCCAAGGGCGCCGAGGCGGTCAGCCTGCGCGCCACCTGGAAGGTGCTCAAGGACCGCTACGCGAGCTGA